A genomic window from Xyrauchen texanus isolate HMW12.3.18 chromosome 15, RBS_HiC_50CHRs, whole genome shotgun sequence includes:
- the kcnv1 gene encoding potassium voltage-gated channel subfamily V member 1: protein MITDSSSPAELYEDNTSLLSLHSSVFFSEPALPNDEPLDFFIINVGGSRYLLSQEFLASHPETRLGKLALSTRDSILDLCDDADFLENEFFFDRNSQTFQYIMNFYKTGHLHVREELCVISFLQEIEYWGIDELRIDSCCRDKYYRRKEMKESLDVHKEAETMDNEEEDFTGVLCQDLRQRLLDVMEKPDSSKVAKTFGTLSMFFVVVSIVNMALISLDIYIFGAPFILDALEYICIIWFTGELVLRFMCVKDKCKFSRSMVNIIDLMAILPFYVTLVVESLHGGSTELENIGRVVQVLRLMRSLRMLKLGRHSTGLKSLGLTIAQCYEEVGLLMLFLSVGISIFATVEYAIEHNIPDTTFINVPSAWWWATTSMTTVGYGDIRPETALGKMMAFICILSGILILALPIAIINDRFSACYFTLKMKEVALRHREALKRLTRNSTSDMSTIGVNLRDVYARSMLEMLRLQGRERASTRSSAGDIWW, encoded by the exons ATGATCACTGATTCATCCAGTCCAGCAGAGTTGTACGAAGACAACACTTCTCTGTTGTCCTTACACTCCAGTGTATTTTTCAGTGAGCCCGCCCTGCCAAACGATGAGCCACTGGActtcttcattataaatgttGGAGGCAGTCGCTACCTCCTCTCTCAAGAATTTTTGGCCTCTCATCCAGAGACTCGCTTGGGTAAGCTTGCCCTCTCAACGCGAGATTCTATTTTAGATCTGTGCGACGATGCAGATTTCCTCGAGAATGAGTTCTTTTTTGACCGTAACTCACAGACATTCCAGTATATCATGAACTTTTACAAGACGGGTCACTTGCATGTGCGAGAAGAGCTTTGTGTGATCTCCTTCCTCCAAGAGATTGAGTACTGGGGCATTGATGAGCTCCGCATAGACAGCTGTTGCAGAGACAAGTATTACCGCAGAAAGGAGATGAAGGAGTCATTGGATGTTCATAAGGAGGCTGAAACAATGGACAATGAGGAGGAGGACTTTACAGGAGTCCTGTGTCAGGACTTGCGCCAACGCTTATTAGACGTCATGGAGAAACCGGACTCCTCCAAGGTAGCCAAGACATTTGGCACACTGTCCATGTTCTTTGTGGTGGTCTCCATTGTGAACATGGCTCTGATCTCCcttgatatttatatatttggagcCCCCTTCATCTTGGATGCTCTTGAGTACATCTGCATTATTTGGTTTACTGGTGAGCTAGTACTCAGGTTCATGTGTGTTAAAGATAAGTGTAAATTCAGCAGGAGCATGGTGAACATCATTGACCTGATGGCTATTCTGCCCTTCTATGTGACTCTGGTCGTTGAGAGCCTACAtggaggatctacagagctggaGAACATTGGGCGGGTAGTTCAGGTCCTGCGACTGATGAGGTCATTGAGGATGCTTAAACTTGGACGACACTCTACAG GTCTCAAGTCATTGGGCTTGACGATCGCCCAGTGCTATGAAGAAGTTGGCCTGCTGATGCTTTTCCTATCTGTGGGCATCTCCATCTTTGCCACTGTGGAATATGCCATTGAACACAACATACCAGATACCACCTTCATCAACGTGCCCAGTGCCTGGTGGTGGGCCACCACCTCCATGACCACAGTGGGATACGGAGACATCCGTCCCGAAACGGCCCTGGGAAAGATGATGGCTTTTATCTGCATTCTATCTGGTATTCTCATCCTCGCTCTACCTATCGCTATCATCAACGATCGCTTCTCCGCCTGCTACTTCACACTTAAAATGAAAGAAGTGGCACTGCGGCACAGAGAGGCGCTGAAGCGTTTGACGCGCAACTCAACCTCAGATATGTCGACGATAGGGGTGAACCTGCGTGATGTCTATGCGAGAAGCATGTTAGAGATGCTGCGATTGCAGGGGCGAGAGAGAGCCAGCACACGCAGTAGTGCAGGAGATATCTGGTGGTAG